From Salinirubellus salinus, the proteins below share one genomic window:
- a CDS encoding winged helix-turn-helix transcriptional regulator, with protein MGSDDPRVVLVALVTLGLCALSLSLLAVGTGGAAAPLDGNDTNVTDTLTNTTDSTTDTVTDTVSDTTDTVTDTVSDTTDTVTDTVSDTTDTSTTDAVTDTVSDTTDSTMDTVSNTTNQTGEAVTNTTDSGSLLTVDGDTSLLSTDSDASTETDTSGTEDGRSDTGETSDGSALSDELAEVTGALTGGLTETTTTAVSGVTETTDTVVGEDGLLTTVGDTLVSGSTLETTDGTTLSALDDGSGTTPAGDEDSSAAVETGDSTSPDGDSSAAAGEPTPAPSGGNGATGTLAALAPQPVSGSIPVTGQAAAGAGLAVGAAAAAGTVLLRGSAVTGTGAGRSAAAIARYGGANAVRRAGAGVLDRLFRIATFFRYSRYDDSDPLENEARAAVMDAVEADPGRPITEVAEAADVNLSTARYHVRVLQKEDMLMRVAVRGRKRLFPAFTQDPELLAALSDEATAPLVDALRRLEPASVGALADELGKSPSTVTHHLQRLEEDGVVVRERDGRTVENSLAPTTREALAPSAEPEPEAAPTAQSAD; from the coding sequence GTGGGGTCAGACGATCCGCGAGTGGTGCTGGTCGCACTCGTCACGCTGGGCCTGTGCGCGCTCTCGCTGTCTCTGCTAGCGGTGGGCACCGGTGGGGCCGCAGCGCCGCTCGACGGCAACGACACCAACGTCACCGACACGCTGACGAACACGACCGACTCCACGACGGACACGGTGACCGACACTGTCTCGGACACCACGGACACGGTGACCGACACTGTCTCGGACACCACGGATACGGTGACCGACACCGTCTCCGACACCACGGACACGTCGACGACGGACGCGGTGACCGACACCGTCTCCGACACGACCGATTCGACGATGGACACGGTCTCGAACACGACGAATCAGACGGGCGAGGCGGTGACGAACACCACCGACTCGGGGTCGCTGCTCACCGTCGACGGCGACACCAGCCTGTTGTCGACGGACTCCGACGCCTCGACGGAGACGGACACCTCGGGCACCGAGGACGGGCGTTCGGACACCGGCGAGACGAGCGACGGGTCGGCGCTCTCGGACGAACTCGCAGAGGTGACCGGCGCGCTCACCGGTGGGCTCACGGAGACGACGACCACGGCCGTCTCGGGCGTGACGGAGACGACCGACACCGTCGTCGGTGAGGACGGCCTGCTGACGACGGTCGGCGACACCCTCGTCTCCGGGTCGACGCTCGAGACCACCGACGGCACGACGCTGTCGGCACTCGACGACGGGAGTGGGACCACGCCCGCGGGCGACGAGGACAGTTCGGCCGCCGTCGAGACGGGCGACTCGACCTCCCCCGACGGCGACTCCTCGGCAGCCGCCGGGGAGCCGACGCCCGCACCGTCGGGCGGTAACGGGGCGACCGGGACGCTGGCGGCACTGGCCCCGCAACCGGTCTCGGGGTCCATCCCCGTCACCGGGCAGGCCGCGGCCGGCGCGGGCCTCGCCGTGGGGGCGGCCGCCGCGGCCGGGACGGTCCTGCTCCGTGGCTCGGCGGTCACCGGGACCGGCGCGGGTCGGAGCGCCGCCGCCATCGCCCGCTATGGCGGCGCGAACGCCGTCCGGCGGGCCGGCGCGGGCGTCCTCGACCGCCTGTTCCGCATCGCCACGTTCTTCCGTTACTCCCGGTACGACGACTCGGACCCGCTGGAGAACGAGGCCCGCGCGGCCGTGATGGACGCCGTGGAGGCCGACCCCGGCCGCCCCATCACCGAGGTGGCCGAGGCGGCCGACGTGAACCTCTCGACGGCCCGCTACCACGTCCGGGTGCTCCAGAAGGAGGACATGCTGATGCGCGTGGCGGTCCGTGGCCGCAAGCGGCTGTTCCCCGCGTTCACGCAGGACCCGGAGCTGCTGGCGGCGCTCTCGGACGAGGCGACGGCCCCGCTGGTCGACGCGCTCCGACGGCTCGAACCTGCGTCGGTCGGAGCCCTCGCGGACGAACTCGGGAAGTCCCCCTCCACCGTCACGCACCACCTCCAGCGACTCGAGGAGGACGGCGTCGTCGTCCGCGAACGCGACGGCCGCACCGTCGAGAACAGCCTCGCGCCGACCACGCGCGAGGCACTCGCCCCGTCGGCCGAGCCGGAGCCGGAGGCGGCGCCGACCGCCCAGAGCGCCGACTGA
- a CDS encoding tRNA(Ile)(2)-agmatinylcytidine synthase produces MTIVGLDDTDSRERGMCTTYVAARLAERLRGEAAVERCCLVRLNPAIPYKTRGNAALAVHTDADPERASDLAHEAVAGAAETDDPNTNPGLVVAPGAPVAVPDPVVEFSRRALREELTRERARELCAEHGYHVEGWKAGRGVVGALAAVGAWRAWQEGEEGPTYEVISYRERERWGTERDVDLDSVFDAADREYPTVWDTVDAVEGEAVCVPHTPGPVLHGIRGDDPDACRRVVDAIEGEPVERRETFHTNQGTDAHLAPGRLGETVDGRGYLLDGTVASPPETRRGGHVFFDLSAGDETLTCAAFEPTKRFRDRVRALRVGDELTAVGEYTARRRDRAGGGNTARRRDRAGEGDSTGTLKLEKFAVRSLVRTEPVNPTCPDCGRRMESAGRGQGYRCRDCGTSAAEKAERPVERSLERGWYEVPPVARRHVAKPLVRGGFDAPTHPER; encoded by the coding sequence GTGACCATCGTCGGCCTCGACGACACCGACTCGCGCGAACGCGGGATGTGTACCACGTACGTCGCCGCCCGGCTCGCCGAGCGACTGCGAGGCGAGGCCGCGGTCGAACGGTGCTGCCTCGTCCGGCTGAACCCCGCCATCCCGTACAAGACGCGGGGGAACGCCGCCCTCGCCGTCCACACCGACGCCGACCCCGAGCGCGCGTCCGACCTCGCTCACGAGGCCGTCGCCGGGGCCGCCGAGACCGACGACCCGAACACGAACCCGGGACTCGTCGTCGCGCCGGGCGCCCCCGTCGCGGTGCCGGACCCGGTCGTCGAGTTCTCCCGCCGGGCGCTCCGCGAGGAGCTCACGCGGGAGCGCGCCCGGGAGCTGTGTGCCGAGCACGGCTACCACGTCGAGGGGTGGAAAGCCGGCCGCGGCGTCGTCGGCGCGCTCGCCGCCGTCGGCGCGTGGCGGGCGTGGCAGGAGGGTGAGGAGGGGCCGACCTACGAGGTCATCTCGTACCGCGAGCGCGAGCGGTGGGGGACCGAGCGGGACGTGGATCTCGATTCGGTGTTCGACGCCGCCGACCGCGAGTATCCGACCGTCTGGGACACCGTCGACGCGGTCGAGGGGGAGGCCGTCTGCGTGCCGCACACGCCCGGACCGGTCCTGCACGGTATCCGCGGGGACGACCCCGACGCCTGCCGGCGGGTCGTCGACGCGATCGAGGGTGAACCGGTCGAGCGGCGCGAGACGTTCCACACGAACCAGGGGACCGACGCCCACCTCGCCCCCGGCCGCCTCGGCGAGACGGTCGACGGCCGCGGCTACCTGCTGGACGGGACCGTCGCGTCGCCCCCGGAGACGCGTCGTGGCGGCCACGTCTTCTTCGACCTCTCGGCCGGCGACGAGACCCTCACCTGCGCGGCGTTCGAGCCGACCAAGCGGTTCCGCGACCGGGTCCGGGCGCTCCGGGTGGGGGACGAACTCACCGCGGTGGGGGAGTACACCGCTCGCCGTCGTGACCGAGCCGGCGGGGGGAACACCGCTCGCCGTCGCGACCGAGCCGGCGAGGGGGACTCGACCGGCACCCTCAAGCTCGAGAAGTTCGCCGTCCGCTCGCTCGTCCGGACCGAACCCGTCAACCCCACCTGTCCCGACTGCGGCCGGCGGATGGAGTCCGCGGGGCGAGGGCAGGGCTACCGCTGTCGGGACTGCGGGACGAGCGCGGCGGAGAAGGCCGAGCGGCCGGTCGAGCGGTCGCTCGAACGCGGCTGGTACGAGGTGCCGCCGGTCGCCCGCCGACACGTCGCGAAGCCACTCGTCAGGGGTGGGTTCGACGCGCCGACACACCCGGAGCGCTGA
- a CDS encoding transcriptional regulator, with protein MSRSALVENVTAMLEDAGFVVSDRCAIRPRSFDLAARRGEDVLLLKVLANVDAFDAATGAEMRRLGTYLGATPMVLGLRTRDEDLKPGVTYFRHGVPVLSPDTAMDLFVEGVPPLIYAAPGGLYVNIDEEILADARTEREWSLGRLAKELGVSRRTVSKYEDGMNASVDVAARLEEVFERPLTSPVNVLEGAEEVREADPTPEDPEADPDDRPVVVALTRVGFDVHPTSRAPFKAVSEDAKQRREVSVLTGHSAFTKTAEKRARIMSSVGQVTRTRSLYVVDEAKRDHVDGTALVERDEIARIEDADDLRDLILARVDDLGEAA; from the coding sequence ATGTCACGGTCCGCACTGGTCGAGAACGTGACCGCGATGCTGGAGGACGCCGGCTTCGTGGTGAGCGACCGGTGTGCCATCCGGCCCCGGTCGTTCGACCTCGCGGCCCGTCGTGGCGAGGACGTCCTCCTGCTGAAGGTGCTCGCCAACGTCGACGCGTTCGACGCCGCCACCGGTGCCGAGATGCGACGCCTCGGCACCTACCTCGGCGCGACGCCGATGGTGCTCGGCCTCCGGACCCGCGACGAGGACCTGAAACCCGGCGTCACCTACTTCCGACACGGGGTGCCGGTGCTCTCACCGGACACCGCGATGGACCTGTTCGTCGAGGGGGTCCCGCCGCTCATCTACGCCGCGCCCGGTGGGCTGTACGTCAACATCGACGAGGAGATACTGGCCGACGCCCGTACCGAGCGCGAGTGGTCGCTCGGCCGACTCGCGAAGGAACTCGGCGTCTCCCGGCGCACCGTCTCGAAGTACGAGGACGGGATGAACGCGAGTGTCGACGTCGCGGCCAGACTGGAGGAGGTGTTCGAGCGACCGCTCACCTCCCCCGTGAACGTCCTCGAGGGGGCCGAGGAGGTGCGTGAGGCCGACCCGACCCCCGAGGATCCCGAGGCCGACCCGGACGACCGCCCGGTCGTCGTCGCCCTGACGCGCGTGGGTTTCGACGTCCACCCCACCTCGCGGGCCCCGTTCAAGGCCGTCAGCGAGGACGCCAAGCAACGCCGCGAGGTGTCGGTCCTGACCGGCCACTCCGCGTTCACCAAGACCGCCGAGAAGCGCGCCCGTATCATGTCCTCCGTGGGGCAGGTGACTCGCACCCGGTCGCTCTACGTCGTCGACGAGGCGAAACGCGACCACGTCGACGGGACTGCCCTCGTCGAGCGTGACGAGATCGCCCGCATCGAGGACGCCGACGACCTGCGCGACCTCATCCTGGCGCGGGTCGACGACCTCGGCGAGGCGGCCTGA
- a CDS encoding DUF5518 domain-containing protein, whose translation MVKWMAVLYGIVAAFVVGLVSGLGLPFTDATLPTIGAGLTGLVAGAVAGYFAREGTASGALHGFLATTIGGLIVGLVLLVLGTLAAGLFGFGAAIAFLILVAATGIPGAVGGAIGGMMAPEETMAGRPAA comes from the coding sequence ATGGTCAAATGGATGGCAGTACTGTATGGAATCGTCGCGGCGTTCGTCGTCGGGTTGGTCAGCGGACTCGGCCTCCCGTTCACGGACGCCACCCTCCCCACAATCGGGGCGGGGCTCACGGGCCTCGTGGCGGGGGCCGTCGCCGGCTACTTCGCCCGTGAGGGCACCGCGAGCGGCGCGCTCCACGGGTTCCTCGCGACGACCATCGGTGGGCTCATCGTCGGCCTGGTGTTGCTGGTGCTGGGCACCCTCGCGGCGGGCCTGTTCGGCTTCGGCGCCGCCATCGCGTTCCTCATCCTCGTCGCCGCCACCGGCATCCCCGGTGCCGTCGGTGGGGCCATCGGCGGGATGATGGCGCCCGAGGAGACGATGGCGGGCCGCCCCGCCGCCTGA
- a CDS encoding metallophosphoesterase: protein MPTDTTRYYFVSDMHIGGDEALAEVEFMDELLEFLRDLERSEEDAELIVNGDAFGLWEFTELEGMAKFDALVERYPELFEQLRATGERVPITFMPGNHDYELACYPEYVERLAEYNVTLEQEVVLTREVAGRTIWIEHGQQRDPNNESPEFGNPYANPPGYFVNQHITGRAGQLSKRGKFNWLKDIQSVTPMTQIPDWMTSMYFYREMSPLLRYSVVPFLLLFQVSLLYVFVLLLDLFGVWSLPNVLVNDALQWLGVLGLLIDVVLVVNLVVIFLLVLLAIPLFFLARDVRRTLERFGLVGSDDPQEVEDRYTQAARELFAEHPDVAVYVYGHTHRAAVIEVDDRLVVNTGTWLKRFHRRSVLLGLLPRVYYPSYQLNYVRISEADGDVLVEYEVVPKANPRELTRLESLLTLTPDTEPPIPRRSVVVGADGPVESDPEPTVLG, encoded by the coding sequence ATGCCCACCGACACCACCCGGTACTACTTCGTCAGCGACATGCACATCGGGGGCGACGAGGCCCTCGCGGAGGTGGAGTTCATGGACGAACTCCTCGAGTTCCTCCGTGACCTCGAACGGAGCGAGGAGGACGCCGAACTGATCGTCAACGGCGACGCGTTCGGGCTCTGGGAGTTCACCGAACTGGAGGGGATGGCGAAGTTCGACGCGCTCGTCGAGCGCTACCCCGAGCTGTTCGAGCAGTTGCGCGCCACCGGCGAGCGGGTTCCCATCACGTTCATGCCGGGGAACCACGACTACGAGCTGGCCTGCTATCCGGAGTACGTCGAGCGGCTGGCCGAGTACAACGTCACGCTGGAACAGGAGGTGGTCCTGACGCGCGAGGTGGCCGGTCGTACCATCTGGATAGAGCACGGCCAGCAGCGCGACCCGAACAACGAGAGCCCCGAGTTCGGGAACCCGTACGCGAACCCGCCGGGCTACTTCGTGAACCAGCACATCACGGGGCGGGCGGGACAGCTCTCGAAGCGGGGGAAGTTCAACTGGCTGAAGGACATCCAGTCGGTGACCCCGATGACCCAGATTCCCGACTGGATGACGTCGATGTACTTCTACCGGGAGATGAGTCCGCTGTTGCGGTACTCGGTGGTCCCGTTCCTCCTGCTGTTCCAGGTCAGCCTGCTCTACGTGTTCGTGTTGCTGCTCGACCTCTTCGGCGTCTGGTCGCTCCCGAACGTGCTGGTGAACGACGCGCTGCAGTGGCTCGGCGTCCTCGGGCTGCTCATCGACGTGGTGCTCGTCGTGAACCTCGTCGTCATCTTCCTGCTAGTGCTGCTGGCGATACCGCTGTTCTTCCTCGCCAGGGACGTCCGGCGGACGCTCGAACGGTTCGGGCTCGTCGGCAGCGACGACCCACAGGAGGTCGAGGACCGGTACACGCAGGCGGCACGCGAACTGTTCGCCGAGCACCCCGACGTGGCCGTCTACGTCTACGGCCACACGCACCGTGCCGCCGTCATCGAAGTGGACGACCGACTCGTCGTCAACACGGGCACGTGGCTGAAGCGGTTCCACCGCAGGTCGGTGCTGCTCGGTCTCCTCCCGCGGGTCTACTACCCGAGCTACCAGCTGAACTACGTCCGCATCTCCGAGGCGGACGGCGACGTCCTCGTCGAGTACGAGGTGGTACCCAAGGCGAACCCGCGGGAACTGACCCGGCTGGAGAGCCTGCTCACGCTCACGCCGGACACGGAGCCACCGATTCCGCGACGGAGCGTCGTGGTGGGCGCCGACGGCCCCGTCGAGTCCGACCCCGAGCCGACGGTTCTCGGCTAG
- a CDS encoding TIGR00266 family protein, with product MEHEISYSPSFSMVTVSLDTGESIRAESGAMVSHDSTIDMETNATGGFLKSLTRSFGGESFFQNTFHARAPGEVQFASVLPGDIVHRELEDETLYVQSTSYIAGDPSLDVDSSFGGAKSFLGGEGLFLLKATGSGPLFISSYGAIQAIDVSERDDFVVDTGHIVAFEESLDFSVRRVGGLKSTLASGEGLVCNFSGEGTVWIQTRSQGAFLAWLIPKLPQTYSN from the coding sequence ATGGAGCACGAGATCTCCTACAGTCCGTCGTTCTCGATGGTGACCGTCTCGCTCGACACGGGAGAGTCCATCCGGGCCGAGTCCGGCGCCATGGTGAGCCACGACAGCACCATCGACATGGAGACGAACGCGACCGGCGGGTTCCTGAAGTCGCTCACCCGGTCGTTCGGTGGCGAGAGCTTCTTCCAGAACACGTTCCACGCGCGGGCCCCCGGCGAGGTGCAGTTCGCCTCGGTGCTGCCGGGCGACATCGTCCACCGTGAACTGGAGGACGAGACGTTGTACGTCCAGTCCACCTCGTACATCGCGGGCGACCCGAGTCTCGACGTCGACTCGTCGTTCGGTGGGGCGAAGTCGTTCCTCGGCGGCGAAGGCCTGTTCCTCCTGAAGGCGACCGGGAGCGGCCCGCTGTTCATCTCGAGCTACGGCGCCATCCAGGCCATCGACGTGAGCGAACGCGACGACTTCGTGGTCGACACGGGCCACATCGTCGCGTTCGAGGAGAGCCTCGACTTCAGCGTCAGGCGCGTCGGCGGGCTGAAGTCCACGCTCGCCAGCGGCGAGGGGCTGGTCTGTAACTTCAGCGGCGAGGGGACCGTCTGGATCCAGACCCGGAGTCAGGGGGCGTTCCTCGCGTGGCTCATCCCGAAGCTCCCGCAGACCTACAGCAACTGA
- a CDS encoding TIGR00341 family protein: MRLVQVLVPKGKIDPVLTALDELDIDCAVFPEIGRGEFEAMVQFPVPPGGVETVLEELSEAGIREDSYTIVLATETVVSQRLPALEARFPGLRISREELHARAQDLAPANSTFFAFIVLSTVIATTGLLLDSAATIIGAMVVAPLMGPAISASVGTVLDDAKMASRGVRLQVSGLVVAILVGAALGWVFQQTVLVPPDLDITEVGQIAERTSPNFLSLFLALGSGIAGAISIMRGAGSSLVGVAIAVALVPPAATAGLGIAWGLPLVTIAAAVLVVVNLLAINISALVIFSLSGFQPIDLGQVRGSRRRLASRIAIIGVSILLLSVVLGAVTWTSVQTESVRTESRAVVESVFAEATVDEAEIVLLEVDVEYSALEYLAQFPVRVDILVGLPPTVERPPDFAQTFDDLLSERTGREHFVRVGFIDEQVSDATGRDPNRLFEVVENETNETASPTPTPDSARLRGPPPAGPLDPLAERSVRAPSWRAPDYI; encoded by the coding sequence ATGCGACTCGTCCAGGTTCTCGTCCCGAAGGGGAAGATCGACCCGGTGCTCACCGCCCTCGACGAGCTAGACATCGACTGCGCCGTGTTTCCCGAGATCGGTCGGGGGGAGTTCGAGGCGATGGTCCAGTTCCCGGTCCCGCCGGGCGGCGTCGAGACCGTCCTGGAAGAACTCTCCGAGGCGGGCATCCGCGAGGACAGCTACACCATCGTTCTCGCGACGGAGACAGTCGTCTCCCAGCGGCTCCCGGCGCTCGAAGCACGGTTCCCCGGCCTCCGCATCTCCCGCGAGGAACTCCACGCTCGCGCGCAGGACCTCGCTCCGGCGAACTCCACGTTCTTCGCGTTCATCGTGTTGAGCACCGTCATCGCCACCACCGGCCTCCTGCTGGACTCGGCGGCGACCATCATCGGGGCGATGGTGGTGGCGCCGCTGATGGGGCCGGCCATCTCCGCCAGCGTCGGCACCGTCCTCGACGACGCGAAGATGGCGAGTCGCGGCGTCCGCCTGCAGGTCTCGGGGCTCGTCGTCGCCATCCTCGTGGGGGCCGCCCTCGGCTGGGTGTTCCAGCAGACGGTACTGGTACCGCCCGACCTCGACATCACGGAGGTGGGGCAGATTGCCGAGCGGACCAGTCCGAACTTCCTCTCGTTGTTCCTCGCGCTCGGCTCCGGCATCGCGGGGGCCATCAGCATCATGCGCGGGGCCGGCTCCTCGCTGGTCGGCGTCGCCATCGCCGTCGCACTCGTCCCCCCAGCCGCGACGGCAGGGCTCGGCATCGCGTGGGGCCTCCCGCTCGTCACCATCGCCGCGGCGGTGCTGGTCGTCGTCAACCTGCTCGCCATCAACATCTCGGCGCTCGTCATCTTCTCCCTCTCCGGGTTCCAGCCCATCGACCTCGGACAGGTGCGTGGGTCGCGCCGCCGGCTCGCCTCCCGTATCGCCATCATCGGCGTCTCCATCCTCCTCCTCTCGGTCGTCCTCGGGGCCGTCACGTGGACCTCCGTCCAGACCGAGTCCGTCAGGACCGAGAGCCGGGCGGTCGTCGAGTCGGTGTTCGCCGAGGCGACCGTCGACGAGGCCGAGATCGTCCTGCTCGAGGTCGACGTCGAGTACAGCGCTCTCGAGTACCTCGCCCAGTTCCCGGTGCGGGTGGACATCCTCGTCGGACTCCCGCCCACCGTCGAGCGACCCCCCGACTTCGCCCAGACGTTCGACGACCTCCTCTCGGAGCGGACGGGTCGCGAGCACTTCGTCCGCGTCGGGTTCATCGACGAACAGGTCTCGGACGCCACCGGACGGGACCCGAACCGCCTGTTCGAGGTCGTCGAGAACGAGACCAACGAGACCGCCTCCCCGACGCCGACCCCCGACTCGGCTCGCCTCCGCGGACCGCCGCCCGCCGGTCCGCTCGACCCCCTCGCCGAACGGTCCGTCCGGGCCCCGAGTTGGCGTGCGCCCGACTATATATGA
- a CDS encoding aldo/keto reductase — MTSELDYRPLGGSGLRVSEYALGTMTFGEDWGWGAGEAACAEMLERYVDAGGNFVDTANNYTDGTSERIVGSLLAEHGRDRFVLATKYTLTTRPDDPNAGGNHRKNLFQTLEGSLDRLDTDYVDLLWVHAYDGLTPIEEVMRALDDVVRQGRVHYVGVSDAPAWWVARAQTLAEERGLTPFAAMQVKYALTERTVERELLPAADALGLGVTAWGPLDGGVLTGKYLEGDGGRLDQQGRDLTDHQRRVAETVVAVADDLDCTPAQVALAWVREQGAIPILGATTPDHLEDNLGSLAVSLTDAARERLDAVSAVDLGFPTAFLSDESIRRLLFGEVGDRVRST; from the coding sequence ATGACATCGGAGCTGGACTACCGACCGCTGGGCGGGAGCGGCCTCCGCGTGAGCGAGTACGCGCTCGGGACGATGACGTTCGGCGAGGACTGGGGCTGGGGCGCCGGCGAGGCCGCCTGTGCCGAGATGCTCGAACGGTACGTCGACGCCGGCGGGAACTTCGTCGACACGGCGAACAACTACACCGACGGGACGAGCGAGCGCATCGTCGGCTCCCTGCTGGCCGAACACGGCCGCGACCGGTTCGTCCTCGCCACGAAGTACACGCTCACGACGCGGCCGGACGACCCGAACGCGGGCGGGAACCACCGGAAGAACCTCTTCCAGACGCTCGAGGGGTCCCTCGACCGACTCGACACCGACTACGTGGACCTGCTCTGGGTCCACGCCTACGACGGTCTCACCCCCATCGAGGAGGTGATGCGGGCGCTCGACGACGTGGTCCGGCAGGGTCGAGTCCACTACGTCGGCGTGAGCGACGCGCCGGCGTGGTGGGTCGCCCGCGCCCAGACGCTGGCCGAGGAGCGGGGCCTCACCCCGTTCGCCGCGATGCAGGTGAAGTACGCGCTGACCGAGCGGACCGTCGAGCGCGAACTCCTGCCGGCCGCCGACGCGCTCGGGCTCGGCGTCACCGCGTGGGGGCCGCTCGACGGCGGGGTGCTGACGGGGAAGTATCTGGAGGGGGACGGCGGGCGGCTGGACCAGCAGGGCCGCGACCTGACCGACCACCAGCGGCGCGTGGCCGAGACCGTGGTGGCGGTGGCCGACGACCTCGACTGCACCCCGGCGCAGGTGGCGCTCGCGTGGGTCCGCGAACAGGGGGCCATCCCCATCCTCGGCGCGACGACGCCCGACCACCTCGAGGACAACCTCGGCTCGCTCGCCGTCTCGCTCACCGACGCGGCACGCGAGCGACTCGACGCGGTCAGCGCGGTCGACCTCGGGTTCCCGACGGCGTTCCTGTCGGACGAGTCGATACGACGGCTACTGTTCGGCGAGGTGGGGGACCGCGTCCGTTCGACGTGA
- a CDS encoding MFS transporter yields MTTLDALRERDLATLLGVGLFVALAAGGYYYNVTFVQLGLIDLGVRVVGMSRGAVSVAMAGLALATLAVAIVTGVAMDRTGVSRDLYAKLRILFGVTVLQTALTAVAPFVASELAFYAWVGLCSVSIGVGVPATFGLAVDLVPVPDRGYVAALVTAGAFFVAAVYPLEWTIGSFAAVMVAAFVPALLVLGVLASGRVSLVDELAGEPRHAVGRFCRPEPVRTWSLAFWALVVLMFGAYFVDSLGFLRIVETESLVLASWGSPDLGIHVFIGVVHVLGALAAGVLYANFSRRALFLWVFGLFAFTHLLYTFFVRTAEGAPPLLMPGFYALAVSFYTTLNFALWPDVSTPDTVGTHAALGVGVAGWLATFLSTSLALSFEESGVGLLSHLNLVNALALLLFAGVPVAVYLHRVARYARGEPA; encoded by the coding sequence GTGACCACCCTCGACGCCCTCCGCGAACGAGACCTCGCCACCCTCCTCGGGGTGGGCCTGTTCGTCGCGCTCGCCGCCGGGGGCTACTACTACAACGTCACGTTCGTCCAGCTCGGGCTCATCGACCTCGGGGTCCGCGTGGTCGGGATGTCTCGCGGGGCCGTCTCCGTCGCGATGGCCGGCCTCGCGCTCGCCACGCTCGCCGTCGCCATCGTCACCGGGGTGGCGATGGACCGGACCGGCGTGAGCCGCGACCTCTACGCCAAGCTCCGCATCCTGTTCGGCGTGACCGTCCTCCAGACCGCCCTGACCGCCGTCGCCCCGTTCGTCGCCAGCGAACTCGCGTTCTACGCGTGGGTCGGCCTCTGCTCGGTCTCCATCGGCGTCGGGGTCCCGGCCACGTTCGGCCTCGCCGTGGACCTCGTGCCCGTCCCGGACCGGGGGTACGTCGCGGCGCTCGTCACCGCGGGCGCGTTCTTCGTCGCCGCCGTCTACCCGCTCGAGTGGACCATCGGCTCGTTCGCGGCGGTGATGGTCGCCGCGTTCGTCCCCGCCCTCCTCGTCCTCGGGGTGCTGGCCTCGGGCCGCGTCTCGCTGGTGGACGAACTCGCGGGCGAGCCACGCCACGCGGTCGGCCGGTTCTGCCGACCAGAACCGGTCCGGACGTGGAGCCTCGCGTTCTGGGCGCTCGTCGTCCTGATGTTCGGCGCGTACTTCGTCGACAGCCTCGGGTTCCTCCGCATCGTCGAGACGGAGTCGCTCGTGCTGGCCTCGTGGGGGTCGCCGGACCTCGGCATCCACGTCTTCATCGGCGTCGTCCACGTCCTCGGAGCGCTCGCGGCGGGGGTGCTCTACGCCAACTTCTCCCGACGCGCGCTGTTCCTCTGGGTGTTCGGCCTGTTCGCGTTCACGCACCTGCTCTACACCTTCTTCGTCCGCACGGCAGAGGGTGCCCCGCCCCTGCTGATGCCGGGGTTCTACGCGCTCGCGGTGAGCTTCTACACGACGCTCAACTTCGCGCTCTGGCCGGACGTCTCGACGCCCGACACCGTCGGCACGCACGCCGCGCTCGGTGTCGGAGTGGCCGGGTGGCTGGCCACGTTCCTCTCCACCTCGCTGGCGCTCTCCTTCGAGGAGTCCGGCGTGGGACTGCTCTCGCACCTGAACCTCGTGAACGCGCTCGCCCTCCTCCTGTTCGCAGGGGTGCCCGTCGCCGTCTACCTGCACCGCGTCGCCCGGTACGCACGGGGTGAGCCGGCGTGA